The Rhopalosiphum maidis isolate BTI-1 chromosome 2, ASM367621v3, whole genome shotgun sequence genome segment tctataaatttaatttaaacaacacTCCCACATCGgccacaaaaataaatcctatGTAGTTACATCTCTACAcattcatacaaaaatattattaatttgaattaatttaattgatccATCTTAAAACGATTCTAATCGGATTCATAtgtttgtattcattttagattctgaagagaaaaacaataaatatattgacttaagaatgatatttgttttttttgtttttatttttagtataatgttAAACTTTAAGGGtactttcaaataataaattggatCTGGTGGGTACTTTTGagagataaaattatatatttgatttaacacaaaaaacgaataaccgtagatactttaaattttcattaaatctttgtatggtataattttcaaaaaattttaattattttccagcgattttgaaatataatttaaattaaaaacttaactttacattaaatttgacTTACAATAGAAGTTTTTTATCGTATCTATTAACTTTTAgattttcaacataatatatactaatgttacaccaaattataaaaacttgatTCAAAACACTTGTTCAAAGATtgcattgtattaatattatattctaacaaTTGAAATATACGTGTGCcttcttaattaaaaattgaaaaaaaagcaTCGTCCAATGGAATATAACTTACTTTcatgtactatttttttatacaataaataattatttttcaaaatatttactcgAATTATCATCGACACAAGGATATTTGCTAGTCAATATCAATTTGACCTTGAGCAtcgttgtattttaaaaattattcatcagtaccaattatttattataattacttgtagtttgattcaaataaaatttttttaaaacaaacatattttaaagtagatTTAGTCTATACTTAAtggtatagtttataaatcaaGCAATCatctttagtaaaattaaatttctataaaatagagTAAAGTCAATATggtatcttaaattttataaaaaaaaaaattagttttcgaaacaatgaaatatttactgttataaaattcaaaagcagtttattctttattttggttataatgtattgaatataactAAGTATAATTTCGACCatacaagtattattatgttagaaaaattgtacgatatttgtattaatttcccTCCCTCACAACAcacatacaaaacaaaaatcatactCAAATTTGATGGttgatgaatttttttctactcCATAAGATGTCATTATATGATGACTGACTAGTGACTAcgtagcatatattataaaacacgcacttaattataaaatcgataTATTCATGTGTTCATTCCTCTCAGAATCTAACTTACGGATGATAGtatacttgtaatattatttgaaaatgttggcCGATAACGATTATACATTTTCCTTAGCTATACATACTTACGTACTAATAAAAAGATGAATGTTCACATAACTAACTTGTCACAAGATATACACTTTCGTCTGATAagtcaacaaaatatatttttgaatttggtTATACACtttgtattaaacttaaaaataaatattcaagaaataaaaaattaaaatatgctaaATATGTACAtcctacacattattataagacaTTTTAGACGATAAAAGTTACAATAAGTTTCAAatctataagtaatataaaaaaataaacttataaaaaatgtgaaattataaataattaaaaaattatacatcggtatattacactataagctatattaactaataagctAAACACCTGCCACTAAATTGTTCGTATAAAGAACTGAGTTGAAGGCTGTTTTTTCCTCTCTCGGTATCAATTTCTCCTTCATCAAAGCTCTTTCAGCTAATTATGTAAGTTTAATCATacatatgattaatttatactccAATCTAGCCTCCAAATTTAGTAGTGTGAGCTttaccatatatattatgtttatttttaaattatatgtacttaatattatattactattacatattttttttcttatttttataagtaatgcacaataattttttattaatattattttcaaaaaaatttttcgacatcgaatttctattttacaaatttttattttaaaattaatttatatactgctctactataaaattaacattaattaagtacttaatattaaataactattattgtgaTATCTGTTTATTATCGGTTCAGTTagctaatttatttagatgttacttatatattaaatgtatattggtACTTACATTGACTGTTGTgttgatttgattttattatacatttttgagccAAAAGAACTaagattttattacaatatatttgttaaagtaagataaatttaattttgatcttAATTGGTTATGAGATAAAGTTTCGAGTCCATTTTAATGAGATAGACTAGTCACTGGTTAAAGTTTGCAGAAGCTAGTATACTGTAGGCCTGTATCCTGTAAATTGTAGTGCTTAAATTATCAGCTGGAGGTTGCTAaacataagataatattacttattattattgccagCTATTTGTGTatcattatagaaaatattgtgCAGTTTAACTCCCAATTATTAACCTTTAGTATTACTATATGTGAATTAACAGCAGCTTTCTTGGAAATCCtaactatttttgatttagacattaaatctatttaatttagcATATCAATCCTGatgatttcaaaattaattacaaactcgtaaataatagcattaattatgaaaaccACAGATACCGGTAAACACttttcatacaaatattgtatgattCTGGTactcaacaatttatttattatatctattagctgtattataatatactaatatagctTATTTCttcaacaataacaaaatatattacaagaaGATTATCAAGGagataatgtgtttttaaactTGTTTTTGTTACCATGGTGGCGTAACATGGcatcgatttaaaataaatatacacgttTTGatgttcattattaaaataatagcatgtatagtcaaataataaaatattggttacATACTATAGGTACGTATACTATATCGTCTATTATGATAgatttgtaaacaatattgtacaaaataaaaaataaataattttgacatttaaattctgttttttttaaaatatttttagacttatacttttaaaattaaaatttaagtttggcaattatttttcatagacacatgaaatttttttaatttgaatatattttagatagatACCTACTATTAAGGAGTCATTATTATGCtatgtattagttttaaaatacaaataatacaatcagtcaataagtattttataatattattaataaagttaagcATGAGTAACgtgtttacatttaaaaactatccttgttcttattcttatatttaaatgaaaataaatttgtccACTACGAGAAATGATAAAGTACCAATGGTCATTACGATTGCCAATATGATAAGTTGTACATAGAGTCCAAACTGATTACTGTAAAAAAAGCTTATAGCTGCTGACATTGCCTGAAAAAcagtcaatttatataataatataataaaaatacaaaagagTATTGAGTAAAATTACTCGATTTAAAGTGAATTACCTGCATAAACATGAACAAAGACATGGCGGAAGCACTGTCATCAGAGTATTTCACAccgatgatattatatatttgcgtGGTAAAACCACTGTCTCCTAAACCCAAGAGGAAACCGCAAAATACAGCCAAGTATTGactgcaaataataatatatttaatagcaatTAAGATAGAAAAAGAGAATAGAAATCCAATACaatgcattaatatattttctaatatgtcTAATCGGAAATGAAATAATCGATCAAGAATCTTCATCGCAGTTATATCGACAGTGAATAGAGACCACcgtccacaaaaaaaaaaaaaaaccgcttacaaattataattcccAACTAATCGGAAAAAACATTGgcgaaaattatttagtacctacgtcacaaaactaaaaagtaaataagacTCGATAATGAACCTCTAAAAATAAGACACGCATTTTTTACTCATAGAATatagtgtttttattgttaacgaataaaaattatgtaaaacgataatttcaaaaacgttaaGTTTGAAACAAGGAATGTTTTACGTTAAATGAATCACCTGGTACATAACCATAcaactattgtctattataaaaacgtcGTAGAAAATACcattgtaaaatacattagGTAATTACTGCGGTATACTAATGGCCATAGATgccaacattatttttttgtttgtttaaaaacgatatataattaataatataggtaacacTGTAGTataggaaaataatataatagcttaCCAAAAATTTTAGatgatgaatttaaaaaaataaatgtcatacTTAGGTTTGATAAACGATTTGGTGTAAGAATCGCCGAACGGAGAATCATTTggtagatttataaaaatcaagccGTACGCTGCAATGTTGATGAAAAAACTGATAATTATTACGGTCGAACGACTTAAACCACTGAACTTTAAATCGGATCTTGCAGACTTTTTACCCAAAACGCTGCATAATAAACCACCTATAAACATTGCGAATGCATCATGATcaggtataattttaatctcgtaatataaattatatataatgaatttaatagtataattaacgTGTATCCAAACCTGCAACTTCACCGACTCCGACAAATATTCCTGTGTAACCTAACAGTTGTTTGGAATTAGTGCTCATAGACTTTGTGAACGCAATACACGAACTGTATACACCACTGTACAATGATACGTGCAGACCTTTGAGGAggtaaagtttataataattaaaaataaaacgaaaacaaaatacatttttacagtgTTGGGAGGGATGGGTATTAGGACTGTACTACAAAAAAGAACAGCAATTGTCTAGGTTAAAATGATAATGCAAAAATAATCCCTGATcttatagtctataattttATGCTCTGTTATTgcttttcataattaaatatttttgtgtatttgaTAATTACTTAAGAACCTTTGTTTCATTAAGAGTAtgggtatttttttaactgaattACACCAAGGTatctaaataagaaatattttaggaTGAAAATTGATTGAAAGTCtgatatacagagtgattcttttatcattaaccacttattatttcaaaaaggattcatgtttttgaaaacatttttttacatagtttcaagttgttaaaaaacaatgtttttattaaaaattatatttttaaatattttttaaatttttacttttttgaataacaacatatttttaatttcatataccAAAgctgaatatttttctgaatattttaatacgtaaaAATTTAGGGCGatttagtttatgagttataagttgCGTGGAGTGGAAGTGGTGCGGGGTTACCctgcaaaatgtttgtccactattccgcttgtctaaactttaaatacgtataactcttAAACTACTTGtcctaaattcaatttttatagatcaaaatactcaaataattattctgctttggaatatgaaattaaaactctatgttgtcaatctaaaaaataaaaaacttaaaaaaataaggataaaaaatattttaaaacgttgttttttaacaacttgaaactgtgtaaaaatatgttttcaaaaacatgaatactttttgaaataatgagtggttcgtgataaaagaatcactctctactggtcatattttatttactaattaataccaatatatttaaattacagtttataactacatataactgaacttataattttttattttatagtaattatttttacattcataaaaaaaaataaatcttaattttacttttcataCCGATTTTgtagttgatttttttacttatggaTTTTTACATAGCATAGTTTCTAAGTCACCatacttcttttttttataaatcatagaaaaaatagaaattaactatcgataaataccataataatatcaatgtacCACTTTTGTATGCCTAATTTTATCACAGACATTGTTTGTTTCACCTACCGgtatacaaaaacaatgtGCTTAGTAAAAGCATGTCTTTAGTCATCAAAAGCCTCATTGAATCCTTGAGTTTTTGTTTCGGAATTATACTATTTGATTTCCGTAGATAAACTTCGTTTTCCTTCCCTTTAGCGTCAAAGGACGGGCGTAAGACCATCAGTATCAGAGTACCAAAACCACACACTACTACCAACACAGTAAACACCAACATTCTGACGGATTCGTTCAACTCAGTCTTGTCACGGAGCACCAATATCACAAAGACATTTCCGATACATATGCTGTAAATAAATGGGacgagaaaaacaaaataatttgtttatgatttataatataataattatatatgctgTCACAACAATCATACATAGTTTCAAAGGATAGTAATCAATATTGTAGTCAGAAGATTTACGTTTATGGGGAAGGGAGGGACGAGGGTTCTGCTAGAATGCTCCCTTCCTTCAGTTGAAAAGTCATCTATTCAAACTTTGAGTACAGcccttttatcaaacaataaatataaataaataacatacttaAAGATATTGGACTatctagtataataatacttattatatagttaaggcttcaaaattaatttaatatcaataataattgtttactatgattaacaaaaaaatgaaatcacCAGTATTTGGGTGGCTGGTGTGTGCATTctatctttatataatatgaactatCCGGCACATAATCCTGGAAAAATGGGTGGTATGTTTTGTGGAGATACAATTCATTTTGTTACTTACCTACTGGCTACTAGTTACCTACTACATATAACACTGTATACGGGAATCAAGTGATTCGTCAAGCATACTCActccattattttttcaaaaatacattttaatcaaattctaattttcagaatgaaatttttaagtattatttaactttaaggatcctatttttttacaatacttaaactattttataccatattagaAAGTGTTTGcgaatgaaatttaaaatttaaaaaaatcttatttttttcaattctaaTCGttcaaatttagatttttatattagtaaataccACTATGAGAATAACACAACATAAAAATACCTTATTTTCGACATGGCCCAAAATATTCCTGAATTTCTAGATATGGTCTTGTCGTCCGAATTCAGGGTCAAGTAAGTGGCCTGTCCTGTCCAAATAATTGATGCACCGAAACCCAGAAATACAGACATGGTGTACAAGAGAATGTTGGATGGCCAGAAGAACGGCAACAAAAATgttctgtaaatattattacgtatacgaTATATGAAATGCACGTATGGTTTAATaccataaatgtaatataatataaggccagttataataattgaccacttaaaattataacgtataaataatataaatatttcagtataaACATACACGTAAGATATAGATCCCAAGTAAATAGCTTTCCGGCTACCAATCATGCCAATTATTGCCGGGGCCAACCAACTGCATAGAGCAAATACGCCATATATGATACACAAACTCGTGTACCCATCGCCAGTAAATGAGGGGTCTTCTTTTTCAATACTTTTCAATACGGTTTTCTGAAATAAGCATAATAGATTATCATACtattcatatgtataatatataacattatttcacGAATATCCTAAGTACGTTTCGGTATAATAGTATgtggataatttaatattattaatttattgactttaaagtttttatttaattgtattataataataaatcgtatgtttctataaaaaaaacattattaaaaccaCATTTTACTGTTAAAGTAATTATGTATGGACTGCGTTTAAAGTTGTTAGTATacatttctcaattattttctGAATACCATCTGGAAATATACGCATCATCAATGCATCATaggtattttcaaataacttaTGTATTAgcgaattattaaaagtttttagtaATATGTATCTACTTTTTTCATAGCTATATcactaaactataataatgcgtgtattaatatttttattgtgttattaccTCGATATTGCTCACGGTCAAAAAAGAtgtaaatacaaacataaatcCTAAGCCTAATATGCTTATATTCATTAGCCTCCGGTCCATTGTAAAAATGCTGTTTCAATgatgaaaatctaaattaagcagaaaaaatgtttaaattatatttatatataagtataacatataaaataaaaactaggtACCTAGGTAAGTCAATTTTGCTGGTTACGAGTATAGGTGActgtaatattgatatattaaatttgaatttatgataaaaaattacacatgaaaaacgattcttaGTGGAGACGGTCCAATGTCAacctaaatttctaaaattattaattaataataataaatcactcatgtttctattaataaattagaacaaaatacataatatattaaataaaaattattattattaacttataacaaGAAACTCATCTGCTACTGATCTCGCATTATATGATCAGTGATATATTTAGGTTAGGGCCACTGGAACCCCCAAAATGTGTTCAAAATGGGAAGTCACAAGAcctttatcattaaattcaaataaccactgcacattttttaatttaaattatatttatactgcaAATGAagtgatttaatatataaaaaaaaatctacaacATCAAACTCTTTCTAGCatcactatttaataatttaatttctgtgTTTACGAGGTTCCAGCTTCTATATAACTTGGCCATATTGATCATATGGCCAAGTTTCATGCTATGCTActgaatatgataatattattatttattaaaaaaatgtaccatacaattttatgaacTGAATTCAACAAACCTGTGTAGTTATTATTCCTAGACCTTCACCGAGTAAACCGTCTTATCCTCAGAATGGCAAATGGTCAACtgcagttttaatttttgtttaatagaaCGCTCTAATTATCGATGGGTTGATAGTTATTAACGACTGAGTGTTGTGTGATACATAATAATCTTTGGTTTCGCGGTATTGTACTTATGTGCGTTAGTGTTTTAGTTTGCAGCTTTTCGAAACAAAtgtacgtataatacatatcacacaaacattatatttttataatatttatatgttgttaCCGGGTTTTTAcagaatttttactatttaataatttttatagttatttaaataaaacacgataatatactatttataaattatgagaaCTATAACGTTTTTAAGTTGGTCATTTTTATGGTATTGCTAATTTTGCGATTACtactatgtatttatgtcCTTAGTATTATAACATGATGCAAGAGCAATACATAATGGCCAATGGGTATTCTCTTTACCCTGTGGCTTTCTGTAGTGGCTATTCATAGATAaccataatgaaaaataaaataataaaataatgttatacaaattatttaatttttattttactttataataacttacaatatagttaaatcggtaaacatcattaaaatactaatttttaataatataactagtaggtaagtataatgaataataataaagtatatacatataatatatgtatattatattatttctatttaatattacctatcttattatacaggtaagaacaaaaaaaaatattttacgatcAGGCTATTTTACTGAAGTATATACAACATACTATAAACTATCATGTTatcgttatatgtattaaacgaTATTGTATACCTCGTCaggattgaaaaaaatcaataaacttttattgtcAAActcatattaaacaatatagtcTTCCAAAAGTAAAACTGAATAGGTCCTAGGTTAACTTATAACTCGATCATTAATCTGAGCCTGATATGAGCTAAAATTCCGCGTATGACATTTaagtatcaatatattttatcatattacatGATTCTATAGATCAATAAATTGGAAATAGGTTttgtgtacacatattattgttcttGAACTTTGAACTACCCAATAGCCGAGACTAAACTCTGTCGTGACATTTAATCAACGCGCTAAAACAACCCGAGTATTGTCATTCAGAAttgtatatacagagtgattcaattataaaacaacactatttcaaaatctattaacttttttgaaaatatttttttttataatttccagtcgaaataaaacaacatttttttaaaaaatatatatttttatatttttaaataaaatatttaatatgtaattaagttTGGGAACTAAGGTGCTAATtctaatcattaaattaaaatatttaaaagataaatattttgtttttgtgacCGGCTTATgcaaaagataatatttgattaaacgttagatagatttatattttatactcctAGAAGCtgcatgaattattttttttttatcaaaatagcatataaaagtatataagtattaattatttaagtgttaCAAATATCTAGTGCTAAATTTAAATGGTCTTGGTTGAATAAgccataataaaaaactaatttcgaaaaaaaagcataattttgttcttatcaaaaaatatgataaatatttgtctAGACTCTAGGCTAACCCGATAAAAAGCTTGCGTCTAACTCCAGCCATAGGCATATCAtgtttaaatctataatataaaaaaattcgataAGGTAACCGTTCTACTGTACAGTGTATAGTCAAGCAGTAGGTAGTTGTCAAGGTGTATCTGAAATCGAGAGGTCACTGATGTAATTGGAATATGTTGAAGTTGAATTCAATGACAAATCACtgtatacaatgaaaaattatccaagattaccaaataattattttaatattaatattaaaacttttacaaatgtttatttttttgaattctcaattttttttttttaaacttttggaATTGTTTACTCTTCATCACTCCTCGTCTAAGTACCATCTAGACTCAATTTAATACCACACATTCTTTctactataaa includes the following:
- the LOC113553651 gene encoding UNC93-like protein MFSD11, which translates into the protein MDRRLMNISILGLGFMFVFTSFLTVSNIEKTVLKSIEKEDPSFTGDGYTSLCIIYGVFALCSWLAPAIIGMIGSRKAIYLGSISYVTFLLPFFWPSNILLYTMSVFLGFGASIIWTGQATYLTLNSDDKTISRNSGIFWAMSKISICIGNVFVILVLRDKTELNESVRMLVFTVLVVVCGFGTLILMVLRPSFDAKGKENEVYLRKSNSIIPKQKLKDSMRLLMTKDMLLLSTLFLYTGLHVSLYSGVYSSCIAFTKSMSTNSKQLLGYTGIFVGVGEVAGGLLCSVLGKKSARSDLKFSGLSRSTVIIISFFINIAAYGLIFINLPNDSPFGDSYTKSFIKPNQYLAVFCGFLLGLGDSGFTTQIYNIIGVKYSDDSASAMSLFMFMQAMSAAISFFYSNQFGLYVQLIILAIVMTIGTLSFLVVDKFIFI